In a genomic window of Quercus lobata isolate SW786 chromosome 4, ValleyOak3.0 Primary Assembly, whole genome shotgun sequence:
- the LOC115986016 gene encoding uncharacterized protein LOC115986016 — protein sequence MDFHYDIDFIFPNDEPPFDSSSDDDETELTLAIAIEELKNEGASTSCRRSAQPRRFIWHNPLQGHDRLFHDYFAETPVYPPNVFRRRFRMSRSLFLRIHSRVEATEPYFVQKRNAANTLGLSSLQNMTATIRMLAYGVSPDFTDEYIRIGETTAIKSLKKFFKAVVSIFSEEYLRSPNNNDIARLLAVGQHRGFPGMLGSIDCMHWKWKNCPSKWKGQYIGHTRDPTIILEIVASYDLWIWHAFFGLPGSHNDINVLERSSVFSELAEGRAPPVNYSINGNNYSMGYYPADGIYPSWATFVKQFQHHKTVKDNILLPHKRRSGRMSNVHLEYFKSDLQLCVGLHVFSILKRLRTL from the coding sequence ATGGATTTCCATTATgacattgattttatttttccaaatgatGAGCCTCCATTTGACTcatcttctgatgatgatgagacGGAACTTACTCTAGCTATTGCCATAGAAGAATTAAAGAATGAAGGAGCATCAACATCATGTCGTCGTTCAGCTCAACCTCGCAGGTTTATCTGGCATAATCCTTTGCAAGGTCATGATAGGCTTTTCCATgattattttgctgaaacacCAGTGTATCCTCCTAATGTATTTCGAAGGAGGTTTCGAATGAGTCGTTCTCTTTTTCTACGTATCCATTCAAGAGTTGAAGCTACTGAACCATACtttgttcaaaaaagaaatgcgGCTAACACACTCGGGTTGTCTTCCCTTCAAAATATGACCGCTACAATCAGAATGCTTGCTTATGGAGTGTCGCCTGATTTCACGGATGAATACATAAGGATTGGAGAAACCACTGCaataaaaagcttaaaaaaattttttaaagcgGTGGTTTCAATCTTTTCTGAAGAGTACTTGAGGTCACCAAACAACAATGACATTGCAAGGTTGTTAGCAGTTGGCCAACATCGTGGATTTCCAGGAATGCTAGGGAGCATCGACTGCATGCATTGGAAATGGAAGAATTGTCCAAGTAAGTGGAAAGGTCAATATATTGGTCATACACGTGATCCAACGATAATTTTGGAAATCGTGGCGTCGTATGACCTTTGGATATGGCATGCATTTTTTGGGTTACCGGGGTCTCACAATGACATCAATGTCCTAGAGCGGTCTTCTGTATTTTCTGAGCTTGCTGAAGGGCGTGCTCCTCCGGTTAATTACTCGATAAATGGTAATAACTATTCGATGGGGTACTATCCTGCAGATGGTATATATCCATCATGGGCAACATTTGTCAAACAATTCCAGCACCACAAGACCGTAAAAGACAACATTTTGCTTCCGCACAAGAGGCGGTCAGGAAGGATGTCGAATGTGCATTTGGAGTACTTCAAGAGCGATTTGCAATTGTGCGTGGGCCTGCACGTTTTTTCCATCTTGAAACGCTTAAGGACATTATGA